The proteins below come from a single Chitinophaga pinensis DSM 2588 genomic window:
- a CDS encoding DUF4266 domain-containing protein, with protein MRKRNSGSILFFSAAAILSILLLQSCVAVKPYQRAYLNDESMQLGKTQMEKFDENVQTYREGSSGGGSGKSSGGCGCN; from the coding sequence ATGCGAAAGCGTAATAGCGGGAGCATTCTCTTCTTCAGCGCGGCAGCTATACTGAGCATATTGTTACTGCAATCCTGCGTAGCAGTAAAACCATATCAGCGGGCCTATCTGAATGATGAATCAATGCAACTGGGCAAAACACAAATGGAAAAATTTGATGAAAACGTACAGACCTACCGTGAAGGAAGCAGTGGTGGCGGCAGTGGCAAGAGCAGCGGTGGTTGTGGTTGTAACTAA
- a CDS encoding thioesterase family protein: MARVKIDIPEKLGYTTQIPVRVTDVNYGGHVGNDAILSILHQARINYLHAMGLEERGPETGLIMADAALVYKGEGFLKDIFDIAIGAADISPFGFDIYYRITTVRDGKTILIAEAKSGMIFFDYINRKVSRLPEEWKEKISA, translated from the coding sequence ATGGCAAGAGTTAAAATAGATATACCGGAAAAACTGGGTTATACGACACAGATACCGGTTAGAGTAACAGATGTAAACTACGGCGGACACGTAGGCAATGATGCTATCCTGTCCATTCTTCACCAGGCCAGGATCAACTATCTGCACGCCATGGGGCTGGAAGAAAGAGGTCCGGAAACCGGCCTTATCATGGCTGACGCTGCACTCGTATATAAAGGAGAAGGATTCCTCAAAGATATCTTTGATATCGCCATCGGAGCAGCTGACATCTCTCCTTTTGGCTTTGACATCTATTACAGGATCACTACCGTCCGTGATGGTAAAACCATCCTGATCGCGGAAGCGAAATCTGGTATGATCTTCTTTGATTATATCAATAGGAAAGTCTCCAGACTTCCGGAAGAATGGAAAGAAAAAATATCTGCATAA
- a CDS encoding nitroreductase, with amino-acid sequence MENGNLTNIIKQRRNIKPASMNGKRIPDEQVREILELADWAPTHGYTEPWYFVVFSGEGVKQFCQAHADIYKANTPAEKFAQGSYEKLQQQGDLASHVIAICMKRGNKPAIPELEEIVAVACATQNLWLGATEKGLAGYWGSGGMTFHPSMKEYLSLREEDKVLGFFYLGYTDEQIPEGRRLKPVEEKFKWM; translated from the coding sequence ATGGAAAACGGAAATCTGACGAATATCATCAAGCAACGCCGTAATATCAAACCGGCAAGCATGAACGGGAAGAGAATTCCCGATGAACAGGTACGTGAAATACTGGAACTGGCTGACTGGGCGCCAACACACGGCTACACAGAACCATGGTATTTCGTTGTATTCAGCGGAGAAGGCGTAAAACAATTCTGTCAGGCACATGCCGACATTTACAAGGCCAATACTCCTGCTGAAAAATTTGCACAGGGAAGCTACGAGAAACTGCAACAACAAGGTGATCTCGCATCACACGTGATTGCAATCTGTATGAAGAGAGGCAACAAACCAGCCATTCCTGAGCTGGAAGAAATTGTTGCTGTTGCCTGCGCTACACAAAACCTCTGGCTCGGTGCTACCGAAAAAGGACTGGCCGGCTACTGGGGTTCAGGTGGTATGACCTTCCATCCTTCCATGAAGGAATATCTTTCCTTACGGGAAGAAGACAAAGTGCTTGGTTTCTTTTACCTCGGCTATACGGATGAACAAATTCCGGAAGGCAGAAGACTGAAACCAGTGGAAGAGAAATTCAAATGGATGTAG
- a CDS encoding RagB/SusD family nutrient uptake outer membrane protein — MKKLLLPILCVTVLFSCRKLDQPITRDYTDAAYWRTADDALAALASCYENLSDDTYYFGDEALSDNGYVNGIGYKAVSLIAGGAYDPSNQRLTEEWKYRYTCIRKCNTVTTNIDRVTGLDSTLKNRILAEARFIRAYSYFQLAGWFGDVPFYTNLITIEEARSISRSNRETILDFVASELADIRNALPVNNYSGAANGYQEKDKGRITRGAAIALSARVHMFRSEWQKAIDDCQLLINNATNGTYALQNSYSNIFSPANEFNNEVIFDIQYGGGRTHGSQRNFLPQTVALLRSTLVPTQDLVDDYIMLNGKGIRETGSGYSENDPYTNRDPRLNATILHDGSTITDFDGKVQTILTKPGSNPATNSVDDQGASPTGYYFYKYYDRTATNYASGLNLIVIRYADVLLMYAEAKNELSQLDASVWNQTIRALRVRAGFNDAGATEFPGVGQEALRTIVRRERRAELAFEGVRATDIRRWKIADQVMSRPVRGIKVSGGAFRTDANGYIIAEDRLFTNPKHYLWPVPTFERDQNTNLGQNQGW; from the coding sequence ATGAAGAAATTATTATTACCCATACTCTGCGTCACTGTGCTGTTCTCCTGCCGTAAGCTGGACCAGCCTATCACGCGCGATTATACAGATGCCGCTTACTGGCGTACCGCTGATGACGCACTCGCTGCGCTCGCCAGCTGTTACGAGAACCTGTCTGACGACACATACTACTTCGGAGACGAAGCGCTCAGCGATAATGGTTATGTAAACGGTATCGGCTACAAAGCTGTTTCCCTGATTGCCGGCGGTGCTTACGATCCTTCCAATCAGCGTCTTACGGAAGAATGGAAATACCGTTACACCTGTATCCGGAAGTGTAATACGGTAACTACCAATATTGACAGAGTTACCGGACTGGATTCGACCCTGAAGAACCGGATCCTCGCTGAAGCCAGGTTTATCCGCGCTTACTCTTATTTCCAGCTGGCTGGCTGGTTTGGTGATGTACCATTCTACACCAACCTGATCACCATTGAAGAAGCGCGTTCTATCAGCCGTAGCAATCGTGAAACCATTCTCGATTTCGTTGCATCTGAACTCGCGGATATCCGTAATGCATTACCTGTGAATAATTACAGTGGTGCAGCTAACGGCTACCAGGAAAAAGATAAAGGCCGCATCACCCGTGGTGCTGCGATAGCCCTGAGTGCACGTGTACATATGTTCAGAAGTGAATGGCAGAAAGCGATCGATGATTGCCAGTTGCTGATTAACAATGCAACAAATGGCACCTACGCGCTGCAGAACAGCTATAGCAATATCTTCAGTCCGGCGAATGAATTCAATAATGAAGTCATTTTCGATATTCAATATGGCGGTGGTCGTACCCATGGCTCACAACGTAACTTTCTGCCGCAGACAGTCGCCTTGCTGAGAAGTACGCTGGTACCTACGCAGGACCTGGTTGACGACTACATCATGTTGAATGGTAAAGGTATCAGGGAAACCGGCTCCGGTTATAGTGAAAATGACCCTTACACCAACAGAGATCCGCGTCTGAATGCTACGATCCTTCACGATGGTTCTACCATCACCGATTTTGATGGCAAAGTGCAGACCATCCTGACCAAACCAGGTTCCAATCCTGCAACCAACAGTGTGGATGATCAGGGTGCTTCTCCAACCGGTTATTATTTCTACAAATATTACGATCGTACCGCTACCAACTACGCTTCTGGTCTGAACCTCATCGTAATCCGTTATGCAGATGTGCTGCTGATGTATGCAGAGGCTAAGAACGAACTGAGTCAGCTGGATGCCAGCGTATGGAACCAGACTATCCGTGCACTGCGTGTACGTGCCGGTTTCAATGATGCAGGCGCTACTGAATTCCCGGGTGTAGGACAGGAAGCGCTGCGTACCATCGTACGTCGTGAAAGAAGAGCTGAACTGGCATTTGAAGGTGTACGTGCTACTGATATCCGTCGCTGGAAAATCGCAGATCAGGTAATGAGCAGACCTGTAAGAGGGATCAAAGTGTCCGGCGGTGCATTCAGAACCGATGCAAACGGTTATATCATCGCGGAAGACAGGCTCTTTACAAATCCTAAACATTACCTGTGGCCGGTGCCTACTTTCGAACGCGACCAGAATACAAATCTTGGCCAGAACCAGGGTTGGTAA
- a CDS encoding SusE domain-containing protein — protein sequence MKTFFSNILLALPVALGVILTGCGKDDNELNTNLQPVSRLTAPVNEKYIKLQPATSASVTFEWDQARAEDGSLVLYEVVIDKDGGDFSNPIAKIASDGGGVQNKLTLSHKDLNSIAGKAGIAALATGKLKWTVNASKGYNIQPAAESRTLEVERPNGFAEIPVDVFLTGDATEAGADLGQAVKLKSTAPGVFEIYTSLKDGKYKFVDRTSGTPNNFFIDGGALKEAGESTQSGGTKVYRLRLDFNNAAANITEITAIGLWFAPENSIMYDLSYTSKGVWSFENKLINFHQESWGRDERYKFRVSVKGSDGTPGTEWYGSSNADNNRPTATTPLSFWELKAITNSDQYNYCYKFASEVDTKNCDVKLYFSPDKAYTHEVIVR from the coding sequence ATGAAAACATTTTTCAGCAATATATTACTCGCATTACCGGTTGCACTGGGTGTTATCCTGACCGGTTGCGGTAAAGATGACAACGAACTCAATACCAATCTGCAGCCTGTAAGCAGACTCACTGCTCCGGTGAATGAAAAATATATCAAACTCCAACCTGCTACCAGCGCAAGTGTCACTTTCGAATGGGACCAGGCGCGTGCAGAAGATGGTTCACTCGTGCTGTATGAAGTAGTAATTGACAAAGACGGAGGTGATTTTTCTAATCCGATTGCGAAAATAGCTTCAGATGGTGGTGGTGTACAGAATAAACTGACCCTGTCCCATAAAGACCTGAACAGTATCGCGGGTAAAGCAGGTATTGCTGCCCTGGCTACCGGTAAACTGAAATGGACGGTGAATGCATCCAAAGGATATAATATCCAGCCGGCTGCTGAAAGTCGTACACTGGAAGTAGAAAGACCAAACGGATTCGCAGAAATTCCTGTAGACGTATTCCTGACTGGTGATGCAACAGAAGCAGGCGCTGACCTGGGACAGGCAGTAAAACTGAAATCAACTGCGCCGGGTGTATTTGAAATCTACACTTCCCTGAAAGACGGTAAGTACAAATTTGTAGACAGAACAAGCGGTACGCCAAACAACTTCTTTATTGACGGTGGCGCACTGAAAGAAGCAGGAGAAAGCACACAGTCCGGTGGTACGAAAGTATACCGTCTGCGTCTGGACTTCAACAACGCAGCTGCCAACATCACAGAGATCACCGCTATTGGTCTATGGTTTGCACCTGAAAACAGCATCATGTATGATCTGAGCTATACCAGCAAAGGTGTATGGTCATTTGAAAATAAACTGATCAACTTCCACCAGGAATCATGGGGTCGTGACGAACGTTATAAATTCCGTGTCAGCGTAAAAGGATCAGATGGCACACCAGGTACAGAATGGTATGGCAGTTCCAATGCGGATAATAACCGTCCTACAGCTACCACACCGCTTTCTTTCTGGGAGCTGAAAGCAATTACTAATAGCGATCAGTATAACTATTGCTACAAATTTGCATCTGAGGTTGATACTAAAAACTGCGATGTAAAACTGTATTTCTCTCCTGACAAAGCTTACACACACGAAGTAATCGTGCGTTAA
- a CDS encoding thioredoxin family protein: MRSILFLLLIVALGGSVHAQVLQSPDKAFAQAQASGKKIMLVFSGSDWCIPCIRFNKQILSDSSFLRFAGENLVLLEADFPQRKKIAAPLRQQYDSLAAAFNPEGAFPQLVLLSPQKKLLAYIPYREETPDGFITTLKHLLQ, from the coding sequence ATGCGAAGTATTTTGTTCCTGCTTCTGATTGTAGCCTTGGGAGGATCTGTACATGCACAGGTTCTTCAATCCCCTGATAAAGCTTTCGCGCAAGCGCAGGCATCAGGCAAAAAAATCATGTTAGTTTTCTCCGGCTCCGACTGGTGTATACCCTGCATCCGTTTCAATAAACAAATACTCTCAGACAGCAGCTTCCTGCGTTTTGCAGGAGAAAACCTGGTGTTACTGGAGGCTGATTTTCCGCAGAGAAAAAAGATCGCCGCCCCCCTCCGGCAACAATATGATTCACTGGCGGCAGCATTTAATCCGGAAGGTGCTTTTCCACAACTGGTGCTGTTAAGTCCACAGAAAAAACTGCTTGCTTACATTCCCTACCGGGAAGAAACACCAGATGGATTTATCACGACGCTTAAACACCTTCTTCAATAA
- a CDS encoding glycoside hydrolase family 76 protein, which yields MRRIFLLFTITAAMATTFTSCLKEPVDDGPGPGAGKTTYQYNWPAIADSSAASLVSNFYNQSGKYFNKNNAGDLTFNYWPNAHALDVLTDIYLRTNNPAIKTRMDELLDGMKTKNGNTYINHFYDDMEWMVLACLRAYEATSDNRYKTTAELLWNDIKGGWDETWGGGIYWNKDRQNKNTPANAPAAIIAARMYQLNRNGEDLAWSKKIYDWQKANLVDPVTGLVWDGLDGTGTNKAWKFTYNQGVFIGAGVELYKITGEQVYLSDALKTANNSLTSDFASNNIMKDEGGGDGGLFKGILVRYMMLLITDGSINSSDASKFINFLQLNAQTMWLQGTARPQVLFNTSWTKTATTTDLTTQLSGAMLIETAARLKALELID from the coding sequence ATGCGTCGAATCTTTCTGCTATTTACGATAACAGCGGCTATGGCCACCACCTTCACCTCATGTTTGAAAGAGCCTGTGGATGATGGTCCGGGACCTGGCGCCGGCAAAACGACTTACCAGTATAACTGGCCTGCCATTGCCGATTCATCTGCTGCCTCACTGGTAAGTAATTTCTATAACCAGAGCGGCAAATACTTCAACAAGAATAATGCAGGTGATCTTACCTTCAACTACTGGCCGAATGCACATGCACTGGATGTGCTGACGGATATTTACCTCCGTACTAACAATCCAGCCATCAAAACCCGTATGGATGAATTGCTGGATGGTATGAAGACCAAGAACGGCAATACCTACATCAATCACTTCTATGATGATATGGAATGGATGGTGCTGGCTTGTCTCCGTGCTTACGAAGCGACCAGTGATAACCGTTATAAAACCACCGCAGAACTGCTCTGGAACGATATCAAAGGTGGATGGGATGAAACCTGGGGTGGAGGTATCTATTGGAATAAAGACCGTCAGAATAAGAATACACCTGCTAACGCACCTGCGGCTATTATCGCGGCGCGTATGTATCAGCTGAACAGAAACGGGGAAGACCTGGCCTGGTCTAAAAAGATCTACGACTGGCAGAAAGCTAATCTCGTAGATCCGGTAACAGGACTGGTATGGGATGGTCTGGATGGTACCGGTACCAACAAAGCCTGGAAGTTCACCTACAATCAGGGTGTATTCATCGGCGCCGGTGTTGAACTCTATAAGATCACCGGTGAACAGGTATACCTCAGCGATGCACTGAAAACAGCCAATAACTCGCTCACAAGCGATTTCGCCAGCAATAACATTATGAAAGATGAAGGTGGCGGAGATGGCGGTTTGTTCAAAGGTATCCTTGTACGTTATATGATGCTCCTGATCACTGATGGTAGCATCAACAGCAGCGATGCCTCAAAGTTCATCAACTTCCTCCAGCTGAATGCACAAACCATGTGGTTACAGGGTACTGCCCGTCCGCAGGTATTATTTAACACCAGCTGGACTAAAACGGCTACTACAACGGATCTTACTACACAGCTGAGCGGCGCAATGCTGATCGAAACTGCGGCAAGACTGAAAGCACTGGAACTGATCGACTAA
- a CDS encoding DUF3570 domain-containing protein: MKRLFIAAGLLAAYFSASAQQKTDSSAYKKQQVSQTDIQVLFSFYTQDGKHSAVTGGIGTENLQVYATDVSITHRPDLRNTYYLGLGIDMITSASTDNIDFVKSSASRHDNRFHLNAGYSRQLKKPNIRVGINSGLALESDYLSVPLGVSVEHDNADHSRQWSAGLQCYFDDLRWGRFDPDYYSPETLVYPSELRDTAWFDIYRRTSYNLNLALYQVVNQRMQFAVFPELVYQKGLLSTPFHRVYFTEQNAPRVENLPRERWKFPIGLQFNLFVGQRTIIRSYYRFYHDNFGITGHTLQLEVPVKATPQLTISPLFRFYTQTEAKYFKPYKTHQLRESYYTSDYDLSHFNSYKAGINARYALFKQLSRHYSFQEIGLRYAFYKRSDGLSAHMISLLLDFKRSKV; this comes from the coding sequence ATGAAAAGACTATTTATTGCGGCGGGACTGCTGGCTGCCTATTTCTCAGCATCCGCGCAGCAAAAGACCGACAGCTCGGCTTATAAGAAACAACAGGTATCACAGACGGATATACAGGTATTATTCTCCTTTTATACACAGGACGGGAAGCATTCTGCGGTCACCGGCGGAATAGGCACGGAAAACCTGCAGGTATATGCTACGGATGTGTCTATTACACACCGGCCGGACCTGCGGAATACCTACTACCTCGGACTGGGCATCGATATGATCACCTCCGCCTCTACAGATAATATCGACTTCGTAAAATCTTCTGCCTCCCGGCATGACAACCGTTTTCATCTGAATGCGGGTTATAGTCGTCAGCTGAAAAAACCGAATATCCGCGTAGGCATCAACAGCGGACTTGCACTGGAGTCGGATTATCTGTCCGTACCGCTTGGCGTATCTGTCGAACATGACAATGCAGATCATAGCCGGCAATGGTCCGCCGGATTACAGTGTTACTTTGATGACCTGCGATGGGGAAGATTTGATCCGGATTATTACAGTCCGGAGACACTTGTCTACCCCTCCGAACTCAGAGACACCGCCTGGTTTGATATCTACCGGCGAACGTCTTATAACCTCAACCTGGCCCTTTACCAGGTTGTTAATCAGCGGATGCAATTTGCCGTCTTCCCCGAACTGGTATACCAGAAAGGATTGCTCTCCACTCCTTTTCACCGGGTCTATTTTACAGAACAGAATGCCCCAAGAGTGGAAAACCTGCCACGTGAGCGGTGGAAGTTCCCCATTGGGTTACAATTCAATCTCTTCGTCGGTCAGCGTACCATTATCCGCTCCTACTATCGTTTTTACCACGATAATTTTGGAATCACCGGCCATACGCTCCAGCTGGAAGTACCTGTAAAAGCCACACCACAGCTGACAATTTCCCCTTTATTCCGCTTTTATACCCAGACGGAAGCGAAGTATTTTAAGCCTTATAAAACACATCAGCTCCGGGAAAGCTACTATACGTCCGACTATGACCTGAGTCACTTCAACAGTTATAAAGCGGGAATCAATGCCCGCTACGCACTGTTCAAACAGTTGTCCAGACACTATTCCTTCCAGGAAATCGGGCTCCGGTATGCGTTCTACAAGCGCTCTGACGGTCTATCGGCACATATGATATCCTTACTGCTGGACTTTAAACGCAGTAAGGTATAG
- a CDS encoding FAD:protein FMN transferase, with product MQSSKLHTRLMGSDFELIATGATEAIANRRLEQGVAEIKRIESLLTVFSDTSVTAQLNAQAGGTPLSVPAEVYQLLLRCNKISTITQGAFDITASVLKKLFNFKYDHFTWPDDNAITQAMACTGFQHIALLDHYCVQLKRAGMHIDFGAIGKGYAADRVKALWIADGATSGVVNASGDLTAWGTQPDGGPWKVGIAHPDDPQQISLWLPVNNASVATSGNYEQYVERNGIRYSHNIDPRKGWPVPYIKSVTVVSPSAELSDALATAITVMGPEVGLNLVNQLPEVYCIIIDGQNKIVQSDNIQIHAKA from the coding sequence ATGCAAAGCAGTAAGCTTCATACGCGGTTAATGGGTTCTGATTTTGAACTGATAGCCACCGGCGCAACAGAAGCTATTGCGAATCGCAGACTGGAACAGGGAGTAGCAGAGATCAAACGTATTGAGTCACTGCTTACAGTGTTCAGCGATACCTCTGTCACTGCACAACTCAATGCACAGGCAGGCGGTACACCCCTTTCCGTACCAGCGGAAGTATACCAGTTACTCCTTCGGTGTAATAAGATCAGTACGATTACACAGGGCGCTTTCGATATCACCGCAAGTGTGTTGAAAAAGCTTTTCAATTTCAAATACGATCATTTTACCTGGCCTGACGACAATGCCATCACACAGGCGATGGCATGTACCGGCTTTCAACATATTGCCTTACTGGACCATTATTGTGTACAACTGAAACGTGCAGGTATGCATATTGATTTCGGCGCGATTGGCAAGGGTTACGCAGCTGACAGGGTGAAAGCGCTCTGGATAGCGGATGGCGCTACCAGTGGTGTGGTGAATGCCAGTGGCGATCTGACTGCCTGGGGAACACAGCCAGATGGCGGACCATGGAAAGTGGGGATTGCACATCCTGATGATCCACAGCAGATCTCTTTATGGTTGCCGGTCAATAATGCATCGGTAGCTACTTCGGGCAATTACGAGCAGTATGTGGAAAGAAACGGTATTCGTTATTCACATAACATTGATCCGCGTAAAGGATGGCCGGTACCATATATTAAAAGCGTGACAGTGGTGAGTCCGAGTGCAGAGCTTTCTGATGCACTGGCCACGGCGATCACAGTGATGGGGCCAGAAGTGGGACTCAATCTGGTGAACCAGTTACCGGAAGTATATTGTATCATCATAGACGGGCAGAATAAAATTGTTCAATCGGATAATATTCAAATACATGCGAAAGCGTAA
- a CDS encoding mechanosensitive ion channel family protein — MRLHIFLIALLVSANLFAQNQNQTAPPKPIDSATLSKIISQQVKDTSGKSVIRLSDTSVAIIITRLETYTLMLNQVMSTLRRGLDTAEISESIPLIDSSIKVVQKDMTAIGSTNNVHDLYTNRVLLVQLERKLDSWQDVLFKFHDRLVNITDTLQLLRKDTSMRNIPAEDELRGIYVGQMASLIQKWRQVDSANKTNLLHLGLLQNRVAKRYIDVTNLLEDMDYQLTRFSQRMFNKDFSYLWEPPLPGKKGPKFPEVLHRSVRKNLNILKIFFAVSGPVYLIWLLGAALFLWWVKFNARKIKRKHEEREAETILQHSRYLYRYPIASTILLASTLSFLISIQYPIFYSGICWMITAIATTIIIRNSIPLNLLKRWYLLVFLLALYCVNNLLIQVTFFEQWGIFIGGILAIILGVYLLRTLRNTTLPLPKYSRSAIWTFIILSGLSVILVLMARVAAAKIMGAASVVSITMALGIVLMVEILMEAIYIQVEAKKDSSTFISMIDYQNIKSRLKTIFYIAASIGWLALLARNLYMYDGLSEMISNLLVAERKIGNFTFSFSSVIIFLLIIWLSTVVTQILSYLLGYTGQSSQPQKKLGSAMLLIRLAVLAAGTLLAFAASGIPMDKLAIVIGALGVGIGFGLQNIVNNLVSGIILAFEKPIEVGDVIELGSRSGVVKEIGIRSSKISAGDGSEVIVPNGDLIAQQLVNWTLTSRTRRVDVVVGVAYGSDLKKALTVIKEYLVNQEDILKTPDPTVLLQNFRDTGVDIQAMFWISDLGQAGVTKSEVLTDIYIKLQEAGISIAYPRPQQFQFNMEPGIWKQQPAPTPATPSAPIAAVTPTPAGTPPGTGGNGERPAAPENPAPNP; from the coding sequence ATGCGCCTCCATATCTTTCTGATCGCCCTTCTTGTCAGTGCAAACCTCTTCGCACAAAATCAAAACCAAACGGCTCCACCCAAGCCTATTGACAGCGCGACACTCAGCAAAATCATTTCCCAACAGGTAAAAGATACTTCCGGCAAATCGGTTATCCGGTTATCAGATACTTCTGTAGCAATCATTATTACACGGCTGGAAACCTATACCCTGATGCTCAATCAGGTGATGAGTACCCTAAGACGCGGACTTGATACAGCGGAGATCAGTGAAAGTATTCCGCTGATCGATTCGTCTATAAAGGTGGTACAAAAAGACATGACCGCTATCGGCAGTACTAACAATGTACATGACCTTTATACAAACCGTGTATTGCTGGTCCAGCTGGAAAGAAAACTGGACAGCTGGCAGGATGTGCTGTTTAAGTTTCACGACAGACTCGTAAATATCACCGATACGCTGCAGTTACTGAGAAAAGATACCAGTATGCGTAATATCCCCGCTGAAGACGAACTACGGGGTATTTACGTCGGACAAATGGCATCACTCATCCAGAAATGGCGGCAGGTAGACAGTGCCAATAAGACGAATCTGTTGCATCTGGGATTGTTGCAGAACAGGGTCGCCAAGCGTTATATTGATGTGACCAATCTGCTGGAGGATATGGATTATCAGCTGACTCGCTTCAGTCAGCGTATGTTTAATAAAGACTTCAGTTATCTGTGGGAGCCGCCCCTGCCAGGTAAAAAAGGACCAAAATTCCCGGAAGTACTGCATCGCTCTGTTCGCAAAAACCTTAACATTCTCAAGATATTCTTTGCTGTCAGCGGACCTGTTTACCTGATCTGGCTACTGGGTGCAGCGCTATTCTTATGGTGGGTAAAATTTAACGCCCGGAAAATTAAACGCAAACATGAAGAACGGGAAGCAGAAACCATCCTGCAACATTCCCGTTACCTATACCGTTACCCTATCGCCAGTACGATACTGCTTGCTTCCACCCTTTCGTTTCTGATTTCTATCCAATACCCGATATTCTATTCCGGCATCTGCTGGATGATTACAGCTATTGCCACAACAATTATTATTCGCAATAGCATTCCTCTCAATTTATTAAAGCGATGGTATTTGCTGGTATTCCTCCTGGCTTTGTACTGTGTCAATAACCTGTTGATACAGGTGACATTTTTTGAGCAATGGGGCATCTTCATCGGTGGGATATTGGCCATTATTCTTGGCGTCTATCTCTTACGTACGCTGCGGAATACCACATTGCCTTTGCCTAAATACTCACGTTCTGCTATCTGGACATTTATCATATTAAGCGGTCTTTCCGTCATACTTGTGTTAATGGCGAGGGTAGCTGCCGCCAAGATCATGGGGGCTGCAAGTGTGGTCAGTATTACGATGGCGCTGGGTATTGTGTTGATGGTAGAAATACTGATGGAAGCGATCTATATACAGGTGGAAGCCAAAAAGGATTCCAGCACCTTCATTTCCATGATCGACTATCAGAATATCAAATCCCGTTTAAAGACAATCTTCTATATCGCTGCTTCTATCGGCTGGCTGGCACTGCTAGCCCGTAATCTTTACATGTACGACGGACTATCTGAGATGATCAGTAACCTGCTGGTGGCCGAAAGAAAGATTGGCAACTTTACATTCTCTTTCAGCAGTGTGATCATCTTCCTGCTGATCATCTGGCTGTCTACTGTTGTGACACAGATTCTCTCTTATCTGTTGGGTTATACCGGTCAGTCTTCGCAACCACAGAAAAAACTGGGATCAGCGATGCTGTTGATACGCCTGGCGGTACTCGCAGCAGGCACCTTGCTGGCATTTGCGGCCTCGGGGATACCGATGGATAAACTCGCCATTGTAATAGGTGCGCTGGGTGTAGGTATTGGTTTCGGTTTGCAGAACATTGTGAATAACCTGGTATCGGGTATCATCCTGGCATTTGAAAAACCGATAGAGGTGGGCGATGTGATAGAGTTAGGCAGCAGGTCAGGCGTAGTAAAGGAAATTGGGATCCGTTCCAGTAAAATTTCTGCCGGAGACGGATCGGAGGTGATCGTACCCAACGGCGACCTGATTGCACAACAACTGGTAAACTGGACACTAACCAGCAGAACACGTCGTGTAGACGTAGTAGTAGGCGTCGCTTATGGTAGTGACCTGAAGAAGGCGCTGACCGTTATTAAAGAATACCTGGTGAACCAGGAGGATATTCTGAAAACACCGGATCCGACGGTGTTATTGCAGAACTTCCGGGATACGGGTGTAGATATACAGGCGATGTTCTGGATCAGTGATCTTGGGCAGGCAGGTGTGACGAAAAGTGAAGTGCTCACGGATATCTATATCAAATTACAGGAAGCGGGTATCAGTATCGCCTATCCGAGACCGCAGCAATTCCAGTTTAATATGGAGCCAGGTATCTGGAAACAGCAACCGGCACCGACACCAGCTACACCTTCTGCACCAATAGCAGCGGTGACGCCGACACCTGCGGGAACTCCGCCGGGAACTGGTGGTAACGGAGAAAGACCTGCTGCACCGGAAAACCCCGCTCCTAATCCATAG
- a CDS encoding GIY-YIG nuclease family protein, with translation MYTVYVLFSRQFEKVYTGHTSDLVKRFHFHNTYGRQKGTWPFRPWEVVYTAHFEDKQLALRYEWLLKSGKGRAWLWNRIREEYYRDGYISGVVPE, from the coding sequence ATGTACACCGTTTATGTCCTATTTTCCCGCCAGTTCGAGAAAGTTTATACTGGTCACACCTCAGATCTCGTGAAACGTTTTCATTTTCACAACACATATGGCCGTCAGAAAGGTACCTGGCCTTTTCGTCCCTGGGAGGTCGTCTACACCGCCCATTTCGAAGATAAACAGCTGGCACTCAGGTATGAGTGGTTGCTGAAATCAGGGAAAGGCCGTGCATGGCTGTGGAACCGTATCAGGGAGGAGTATTATAGAGATGGGTATATTAGTGGCGTGGTGCCGGAGTGA